A section of the Mesorhizobium loti genome encodes:
- a CDS encoding sensor histidine kinase translates to MRINSLRLQLLAWVVLPLVGLATINLWTSHRNALATADLVTDRMLMGSARAIAERVAVSDGVLDATIPPAAIEMFDTGDRDSVYYHVKAAGGRLLTGYPDLPEAVKYPGTEATYRDHLLRLLTYSHTVVGAGDDSPISVTVGVTLAGHNAMVRRLWFGAFTQQLALVAIAGLFVLLGLHRGLAPLIRLRDAVRSPSRSDLDPVEVPDAQSEIRPLIEALNVYMERVRAQMAAQRRFIANAAHQLRTPLALLSTQASYALRETVPDARQEALIALQASSGKLARLAEQLLTLSRAEPGSRRPRADRIDLTEAARHVLETQAPAAIARNIDLGLEETGPVPVVGDGTMLREMIVNLVDNALRYSSSGGSVTVRVAAVDGEAVLTVTDDGPGIPPDERDHVFERFYRIAGSTEEGSGLGLAIVREVVENAGGRVTLRDGAAAGLVVEVKLPLAGS, encoded by the coding sequence ATGAGGATTAACAGTCTCCGCCTGCAACTGCTGGCTTGGGTGGTCTTGCCGCTCGTTGGGCTCGCCACCATCAACCTATGGACCAGCCATCGCAACGCGCTGGCGACCGCGGATCTCGTCACCGATCGCATGCTTATGGGCTCGGCGCGGGCTATCGCCGAACGTGTCGCCGTGAGCGACGGCGTGCTCGACGCCACAATACCGCCGGCGGCGATCGAGATGTTCGATACCGGTGACCGCGACAGCGTCTACTACCATGTCAAGGCTGCCGGAGGGCGGCTGCTGACCGGCTATCCCGACCTGCCGGAGGCGGTGAAGTATCCCGGCACCGAGGCAACCTATCGGGACCATCTGCTGCGGTTGCTTACTTACAGCCATACGGTGGTCGGCGCTGGAGACGACTCGCCGATATCAGTTACTGTTGGTGTCACGCTTGCCGGACACAATGCCATGGTCCGGCGGCTTTGGTTTGGCGCCTTTACCCAGCAGCTGGCGCTGGTGGCGATTGCCGGCTTGTTCGTTCTGCTGGGCCTGCATCGCGGCCTGGCGCCGCTGATCCGGCTGCGCGACGCGGTGCGCTCGCCGAGCCGCAGCGATCTCGACCCGGTCGAGGTGCCGGACGCGCAAAGCGAGATCCGGCCGCTGATCGAAGCGCTGAACGTCTATATGGAGCGCGTGCGGGCGCAGATGGCGGCGCAGCGCCGGTTCATCGCCAACGCCGCGCACCAGTTGCGCACGCCACTGGCGCTGCTTTCGACGCAGGCGAGCTATGCCTTGAGGGAAACTGTCCCCGACGCACGCCAGGAGGCGCTCATCGCGCTGCAGGCAAGCTCGGGCAAGCTGGCCCGTCTGGCCGAACAGTTGCTCACCTTGTCGCGGGCCGAGCCCGGCAGCCGGCGGCCACGCGCCGATCGCATCGACCTGACCGAGGCCGCCAGGCACGTGCTGGAAACGCAGGCGCCGGCGGCGATCGCCCGCAACATCGATCTCGGCCTCGAGGAGACCGGCCCCGTGCCTGTCGTCGGCGACGGCACCATGCTGCGCGAAATGATCGTCAACCTTGTCGACAATGCGCTGCGCTATTCCTCGTCAGGCGGCAGCGTCACGGTGAGGGTGGCGGCCGTCGATGGCGAAGCCGTGCTGACGGTTACCGACGACGGCCCCGGCATCCCGCCGGATGAGCGCGACCATGTATTCGAACGCTTCTACCGCATTGCCGGTTCGACCGAGGAAGGCAGCGGCCTGGGGCTTGCCATCGTGCGCGAGGTCGTCGAAAACGCCGGCGGCCGTGTCACCCTGCGGGATGGCGCGGCCGCCGGCCTGGTGGTTGAGGTGAAGTTGCCGCTGGCAGGCAGCTAG
- a CDS encoding ABC transporter permease: protein MTDAAIDISSGTFRPGTSDAEIEAAAAKAAQHRRRTVMFWRIAILVAFLALWEIAARMAWIDPFFYAMPSAIAQRLYEWTTEGTSEGPLWYHLYVTMEESVIGFVTGSVAGIVIGVALGRNRMAADIFSIYIKVINSIPRVVLAPIFIMILGLGLASKVALAFVMVFFVVFHNAFQGVREADRAMIANARILGASNWQLTRSVIVPSAMSWIFASLHVSFGFAIIGAIVGEFVGSRYGIGLLINIAKGSFDAAGMYAAIVIVMVVALGAEYLMTMVEDRLAKWRPQPLHETQ, encoded by the coding sequence ATGACTGATGCCGCCATCGATATCAGCTCCGGAACTTTCAGGCCGGGCACCTCCGACGCCGAAATCGAAGCGGCGGCCGCCAAGGCCGCACAGCACCGCCGCCGCACCGTGATGTTCTGGCGTATAGCCATTCTGGTTGCCTTTCTGGCCTTGTGGGAAATCGCCGCGCGGATGGCCTGGATCGATCCGTTCTTCTACGCGATGCCGAGCGCGATCGCGCAACGGCTCTATGAATGGACAACCGAAGGAACATCGGAAGGGCCTCTCTGGTACCACCTCTATGTCACCATGGAGGAGTCGGTCATCGGCTTTGTGACAGGCTCGGTTGCCGGGATCGTCATCGGCGTCGCGCTCGGTCGCAATCGGATGGCCGCCGATATCTTCTCCATCTACATCAAGGTCATCAACTCCATCCCGCGCGTGGTTCTGGCGCCGATCTTCATCATGATTCTTGGCCTCGGACTCGCCTCGAAAGTCGCCCTTGCCTTCGTGATGGTTTTCTTTGTCGTGTTCCACAACGCATTCCAGGGCGTGCGGGAAGCGGACAGGGCAATGATTGCCAATGCCCGCATCCTGGGTGCCTCCAACTGGCAATTGACCCGCTCGGTGATCGTCCCGTCGGCGATGAGCTGGATCTTCGCCAGCCTGCATGTCAGCTTCGGCTTTGCCATTATCGGCGCGATCGTCGGCGAATTCGTCGGCTCTCGCTACGGCATCGGCCTGCTGATCAACATTGCCAAGGGATCCTTCGACGCCGCCGGCATGTATGCCGCCATCGTCATCGTCATGGTGGTGGCGCTCGGGGCCGAATATCTGATGACGATGGTCGAGGATCGCCTGGCAAAATGGCGTCCCCAGCCGCTGCATGAAACGCAGTGA
- a CDS encoding ABC transporter ATP-binding protein, whose translation MALEKNEPAIELINVSRRFLSPTGKSLTALRDFTMTVERGEFVAVVGPTGCGKSTTLNLVTGLASPSAGEVRVMGAPVKGIDPRIGFVFQSDALFPWRTVIENVMAGPLFRGKAKSDATVAARDWLARVGLSRFEHHYPHQLSGGMRKRVALAQTFINGPEILLMDEPFSALDVQTRVLMHEELLRLWSQAKASVVFVTHDLEEAIALADKVYVLTAGPATVKSVYTIDLPRPRVVADIRYEQKFIDYSRTIWADLKEEVETSYARAAA comes from the coding sequence ATGGCACTAGAAAAAAATGAGCCGGCGATCGAACTGATCAATGTCAGCCGTCGCTTCCTCTCGCCCACCGGCAAATCGCTGACGGCGCTGCGCGATTTCACAATGACCGTCGAGCGCGGTGAATTCGTTGCCGTGGTTGGCCCGACGGGTTGCGGAAAATCCACCACGCTCAACCTTGTCACAGGACTGGCAAGCCCCAGTGCCGGCGAGGTTCGTGTCATGGGCGCGCCGGTCAAGGGGATAGACCCGCGCATCGGCTTTGTTTTCCAGAGCGATGCCCTGTTCCCCTGGCGAACCGTGATCGAGAACGTGATGGCTGGTCCACTCTTTCGCGGCAAGGCGAAATCGGACGCCACCGTCGCGGCGCGTGACTGGCTGGCGCGCGTTGGGCTATCGCGGTTCGAGCATCACTATCCCCATCAGCTTTCGGGCGGCATGCGCAAACGTGTGGCGCTTGCCCAGACATTTATCAACGGACCCGAGATTCTTCTCATGGACGAGCCGTTCTCAGCGCTCGACGTGCAGACGCGCGTGCTGATGCACGAGGAACTGTTGCGCCTGTGGTCGCAAGCAAAGGCCTCGGTGGTCTTCGTCACGCACGACCTGGAGGAGGCGATTGCGCTGGCCGACAAGGTATATGTTCTGACTGCCGGACCTGCGACCGTGAAGTCGGTCTACACTATCGACCTGCCTCGTCCGCGGGTTGTCGCCGACATCCGCTACGAACAGAAGTTCATCGACTATTCACGCACGATCTGGGCCGACCTCAAGGAAGAGGTCGAGACCAGTTATGCGCGTGCGGCAGCCTGA
- a CDS encoding ABC transporter substrate-binding protein produces MSLARILLDSAATTALVATMAFATPSARADEKVSIMVGGYEKQIYLPAKLTEALGYFKDEGLDVELLNEPAGVDAENEMLAGAVQGVVGFYDHCIDLQAKGKFVESVVQFSQAPGEVELVSTKHPEIKSPADFKGMSLGVTGLGSSTNFLTQYLAVKNGLKLGEFTSVPVGAGNTFIAAMQQDKIQAGMTTEPTITRLLKTGEASVLVDMRTMEGTKAALGGTYPAASLYMQTDWVEAHKDIVQKLANAFVKTQKFINSHSGAEIAEKMPKDYYVGDKEGYVKALDAGKAMFTPDGIMPQGGPETVLTVLSAFSKDLQGKQIDLAKTYTSEFVKNAK; encoded by the coding sequence ATGTCGCTCGCGCGAATACTGCTTGATTCAGCCGCCACAACCGCACTCGTCGCCACCATGGCTTTCGCCACGCCCTCCGCGCGCGCCGACGAAAAAGTTTCCATCATGGTCGGTGGCTACGAGAAACAGATTTATCTACCCGCCAAGCTGACCGAGGCACTCGGCTACTTCAAGGACGAGGGGCTCGACGTCGAGTTGCTGAATGAACCCGCCGGCGTCGATGCTGAAAACGAGATGCTTGCCGGTGCCGTGCAAGGGGTCGTCGGCTTCTACGATCACTGCATCGATCTGCAGGCAAAGGGCAAGTTCGTCGAATCCGTCGTCCAGTTCAGCCAGGCGCCTGGCGAAGTCGAGCTTGTGTCGACCAAACATCCCGAGATCAAGTCGCCCGCCGATTTCAAGGGCATGAGCCTTGGCGTGACCGGCCTCGGCTCCTCGACGAATTTCCTGACGCAGTATCTTGCGGTCAAGAACGGCTTGAAGCTCGGTGAGTTTACTTCCGTTCCCGTTGGCGCCGGCAACACCTTCATCGCCGCCATGCAACAGGACAAGATCCAGGCGGGCATGACGACAGAGCCGACGATCACGCGGCTGCTGAAGACCGGCGAAGCCTCTGTACTTGTCGACATGCGCACCATGGAAGGCACCAAGGCCGCGCTCGGTGGCACTTACCCGGCCGCATCCCTCTACATGCAGACCGATTGGGTCGAAGCGCACAAGGACATTGTGCAGAAGCTGGCCAATGCCTTCGTCAAGACGCAGAAATTCATCAACTCGCATAGCGGCGCCGAGATCGCCGAAAAGATGCCGAAGGATTACTATGTCGGCGACAAGGAGGGCTATGTTAAGGCCCTCGATGCCGGCAAGGCGATGTTCACCCCCGACGGGATCATGCCCCAGGGTGGGCCGGAGACGGTGCTGACGGTGCTTTCGGCCTTCTCGAAGGACCTGCAAGGCAAGCAGATCGACCTTGCCAAGACCTACACTTCGGAATTCGTCAAGAACGCCAAGTAG
- the dapB gene encoding 4-hydroxy-tetrahydrodipicolinate reductase — translation MTRPPVRIAIAGALGRMGRQMAEAVRADPRLALAARFHRPDSAGDGLVSRDEALAMADVVIDFTTPGASADLARFCANRGGPALVVGSTGFDAAELADIADAAKTIPIVRSGSFSLGLNMLVGLVAQAARTLDADDWDAEIFEAHHRHKVDAPSGTALMLGQAVAGGRGVELGAVARRVRDGLVAARPAGEIGFAVTRGGSMIGEHSVSFCAEGELVTLSHAAGDRIMFARGAIAAALWVSGRPSGQYDMRDVLGLNG, via the coding sequence GTGACGCGGCCACCGGTCAGGATTGCCATTGCCGGCGCGCTGGGGCGCATGGGCCGCCAGATGGCGGAGGCCGTGCGGGCTGATCCGCGGCTGGCGCTCGCTGCCCGCTTCCATCGCCCGGATAGTGCCGGCGACGGGCTGGTGAGCCGCGACGAGGCGCTTGCCATGGCCGATGTGGTGATCGATTTCACCACGCCGGGGGCTTCGGCCGACCTGGCGCGGTTTTGCGCAAACCGGGGCGGCCCCGCTTTGGTGGTTGGCTCGACGGGTTTCGATGCCGCCGAACTGGCCGATATCGCCGACGCCGCGAAAACGATTCCCATCGTGCGCTCCGGCAGTTTTTCGCTCGGGCTCAATATGCTGGTCGGATTGGTGGCACAGGCGGCGAGAACGCTCGATGCCGATGACTGGGATGCCGAGATTTTCGAGGCGCATCACCGCCACAAGGTCGATGCACCGTCGGGCACCGCACTGATGCTGGGGCAGGCCGTTGCTGGCGGACGTGGCGTCGAACTGGGCGCGGTCGCGAGGCGCGTTCGCGACGGGCTCGTCGCCGCACGTCCGGCCGGCGAGATCGGTTTTGCGGTGACCCGTGGCGGCAGCATGATCGGCGAGCACAGTGTCAGCTTCTGTGCCGAGGGTGAACTTGTTACCTTGTCGCATGCGGCAGGCGACCGCATCATGTTCGCCCGTGGCGCGATCGCCGCGGCACTTTGGGTATCGGGACGCCCGTCCGGCCAATATGATATGCGCGACGTGCTGGGACTGAATGGCTGA
- a CDS encoding ATP-dependent helicase, with protein sequence MNLAAHDSTFLEPTVQPAYLARLNDAQRQAVEHGDGTIAGPLLVIAGAGSGKTNTLAHRVAHLIVRGADPRRILLMTFSRRAASEMAKRVERIAGEVLGRDAAVITDALTWAGTFHGIGARLLRDYALEIGLDPAFTIHDREDSADLMNLVRHELGFSKTEARFPTKGTCLAIYSRAVNAQAPLGEVLGAAFPWCAGWAGELKQLFAGYVEAKQAQNVLDYDDLLLYWAQMAAEPEIAAHLGGRFDHVLVDEYQDTNRLQASILMALKPDGAGLTVVGDDAQSIYSFRAAEVRNILDFPKQFAQAADVVMLERNYRSTETILAAANAVIGEASERFTKNLWSERKSTDKPRLVSVRDEVEQANFVCDTILAEREAGTALKSQAVLFRASHHSGPLEIELTRRNIPFVKFGGLKFLDAAHVKDVLAVLRFAENPRDRVAGFRVLQLMPGIGPSAAAQIVETMTTALDEAMGLAGWRPPQRAADDWPSFVSLYSGLRAGAKWPADLEQVRLWYEPHLERIHEDAITRRADLLQLEQIGSGYASRERFLTELTLDPPDATSDQAGPPHRDEDYLILSTIHSAKGQEWKNVFVLNTVDGCIPADLGVGTKEDIEEERRLLYVAMTRAKDSLNLVMPQRFFPHGQAARGDRHLYASRTRFIPASILAAFQQMSWPGVQAAQGRAPRPEVRVDIGARMRGMWK encoded by the coding sequence ATGAACCTTGCCGCCCATGATTCGACGTTTCTGGAGCCGACTGTCCAGCCCGCCTATCTTGCCCGCCTGAACGACGCCCAGCGCCAGGCCGTCGAGCATGGCGACGGCACGATCGCCGGGCCATTGCTGGTCATTGCCGGTGCCGGTTCGGGCAAGACCAACACGCTGGCGCATCGCGTCGCCCATCTCATCGTCAGGGGAGCCGACCCGCGCCGCATCCTGCTGATGACCTTTTCGCGCCGCGCCGCCTCCGAAATGGCAAAACGTGTCGAGCGCATCGCCGGCGAAGTGCTGGGCCGCGACGCCGCCGTCATCACCGATGCGCTGACCTGGGCGGGGACCTTTCACGGCATCGGCGCGCGGCTGTTGCGCGACTATGCGCTGGAGATCGGCCTCGACCCGGCCTTCACCATCCATGATCGCGAGGATTCCGCCGACCTGATGAATCTCGTGCGTCACGAGCTCGGCTTCTCAAAGACCGAGGCGCGCTTCCCCACCAAGGGCACCTGCCTTGCCATCTACTCGCGCGCCGTCAACGCGCAAGCGCCGCTCGGCGAAGTTTTGGGGGCGGCCTTCCCTTGGTGCGCCGGCTGGGCGGGAGAGCTGAAGCAGCTGTTCGCAGGTTATGTCGAGGCCAAGCAGGCGCAGAATGTGCTCGATTACGACGATCTGCTGCTCTACTGGGCGCAGATGGCGGCCGAGCCGGAGATCGCGGCGCATCTGGGCGGGCGTTTCGACCATGTGCTGGTCGACGAATACCAGGACACCAACCGGCTGCAGGCCTCGATCCTGATGGCGCTGAAACCCGACGGTGCCGGGCTGACGGTGGTCGGCGACGATGCGCAGTCGATCTATTCGTTCCGCGCCGCGGAGGTGCGCAACATACTCGATTTTCCAAAACAGTTCGCCCAGGCCGCCGATGTGGTGATGCTGGAGCGCAACTACCGCTCGACCGAGACCATTCTGGCGGCCGCAAACGCGGTGATCGGCGAGGCTTCGGAGCGCTTCACCAAGAACCTGTGGTCGGAGCGCAAATCCACCGACAAGCCAAGGCTGGTGAGCGTGCGCGACGAGGTCGAGCAGGCGAATTTCGTCTGCGATACCATCCTCGCCGAGCGCGAGGCTGGCACGGCGCTGAAATCGCAGGCGGTGCTGTTTCGCGCCTCGCACCATAGCGGCCCGCTGGAGATCGAGCTGACGCGGCGCAACATTCCCTTCGTCAAGTTCGGCGGGCTGAAATTCCTCGATGCCGCACATGTCAAGGACGTGCTGGCGGTGTTGCGCTTTGCCGAAAACCCGCGCGACCGCGTCGCCGGCTTCCGCGTCCTGCAGCTGATGCCGGGAATCGGACCTTCAGCCGCGGCACAGATCGTCGAGACTATGACGACAGCACTTGATGAGGCGATGGGGCTGGCCGGCTGGCGGCCGCCGCAACGCGCGGCGGACGACTGGCCGAGCTTCGTCTCGCTCTATTCGGGCCTGCGGGCCGGCGCCAAATGGCCGGCCGACCTCGAACAGGTCAGGCTCTGGTACGAGCCGCATCTGGAGCGCATCCACGAGGACGCGATCACGCGCCGCGCCGACCTGCTGCAGCTCGAGCAGATCGGCTCGGGCTACGCCTCGCGCGAACGGTTCCTGACCGAATTGACCCTCGATCCGCCTGACGCAACCAGCGACCAGGCCGGACCGCCGCATCGCGACGAGGATTACCTGATCCTGTCGACCATCCATTCGGCCAAGGGCCAGGAATGGAAGAACGTCTTCGTTCTCAACACGGTCGATGGCTGCATTCCGGCCGATCTCGGTGTCGGCACCAAGGAGGATATCGAGGAGGAGCGCCGGCTGCTCTACGTGGCGATGACGCGGGCCAAGGACAGCCTCAACCTGGTCATGCCGCAGCGCTTCTTTCCGCATGGCCAGGCGGCACGCGGCGACCGCCATCTCTACGCCTCGCGCACGCGTTTTATCCCGGCTTCGATCCTCGCCGCGTTCCAGCAGATGTCGTGGCCGGGCGTGCAAGCGGCGCAGGGCAGGGCGCCCCGGCCGGAAGTGCGCGTCGACATCGGCGCGCGCATGCGCGGCATGTGGAAATAG
- a CDS encoding M20 aminoacylase family protein — protein MAELDPETLKREMTGWRRDLHAHPEFGFEEKRTSAFVAAKLREFGLDDVAEGVGGTGVVGTLKRGDGNRAIALRADMDALRISEQSTAPYRSGNVGIMHACGHDGHTAMLLGAAKLLASEGGFDGTVRFIFQPAEEWGRGALAMLDDGLMQRFPFDEIFGQHNMPGLPVGHFETRAGPVMSAEDNFEIVLRGLGGHAARPHSGSETLVAACALVTNLQTIVSRRLSPADIAVVSVTELITDGTRNALPGLARVLGDARSFRPEVSAEIERQMRAIAEGTAAAYNVAAEVNYSREFVPLRNDAELVDAAFAAAASVFEPGNIAVAREPMTASEDFARFLDHVPGCFVFLGNGEASAPLHNSSYDFNDDGLLFGANFHVAIARQRLEV, from the coding sequence ATGGCCGAACTCGATCCCGAAACGCTGAAGCGCGAGATGACCGGTTGGCGGCGCGACCTGCATGCGCACCCCGAATTCGGCTTCGAGGAGAAGCGCACATCTGCCTTCGTCGCGGCCAAGCTGCGCGAGTTCGGCCTTGACGATGTCGCCGAGGGTGTCGGTGGCACAGGCGTCGTCGGCACGTTGAAGCGCGGCGACGGCAACCGCGCCATCGCGCTGCGGGCCGACATGGATGCGCTGCGCATATCGGAGCAATCGACCGCGCCCTATCGCTCCGGCAATGTGGGAATCATGCACGCTTGCGGCCATGACGGCCACACCGCCATGTTGCTTGGCGCGGCCAAGCTGCTGGCAAGCGAGGGCGGTTTCGACGGCACAGTGCGCTTCATCTTCCAGCCGGCCGAGGAGTGGGGCAGGGGCGCGCTCGCCATGCTCGACGATGGCCTGATGCAACGCTTCCCCTTCGACGAGATATTTGGCCAGCACAACATGCCCGGCCTTCCCGTCGGGCACTTCGAGACCCGCGCCGGTCCCGTGATGTCGGCGGAGGACAATTTCGAGATCGTGCTCAGGGGGCTCGGCGGCCACGCGGCGCGGCCGCATTCGGGCAGCGAGACGCTGGTGGCCGCCTGCGCGCTGGTCACCAATCTGCAGACCATCGTCTCACGCAGGCTGAGCCCGGCCGACATAGCGGTGGTGTCGGTGACCGAATTGATCACCGACGGTACCCGCAACGCGCTGCCCGGTCTTGCCCGCGTCCTCGGCGATGCGCGCAGCTTCCGGCCAGAAGTCAGCGCCGAGATCGAGCGCCAGATGCGAGCCATCGCCGAGGGCACAGCTGCCGCCTACAATGTAGCCGCGGAGGTGAACTACAGCAGAGAATTCGTGCCGCTGCGCAACGATGCCGAACTGGTCGACGCGGCCTTTGCCGCCGCGGCAAGCGTGTTCGAGCCCGGCAATATCGCGGTCGCCCGGGAGCCGATGACGGCATCGGAGGACTTTGCCCGGTTTCTTGATCACGTGCCGGGCTGCTTCGTCTTCCTCGGCAACGGCGAGGCTTCGGCACCGCTCCACAATTCCAGCTATGACTTCAACGATGACGGGCTGTTGTTCGGCGCCAATTTCCATGTCGCGATCGCCCGGCAACGGCTTGAGGTTTGA
- a CDS encoding Zn-dependent hydrolase: MIAVDARRLLGRIRELGAIGRDGEGRLTRLAASDTDKQGRDLFVGWLRQAGLDVAIDRIGNIFGIWQSAGNAGKAPLLIGSHIDTVIDAGIYDGCYGVLAGLEVIETLKASGLSPSRPLAVAAFTNEEGVRFSPDMMGSLVHAGGVDVEAALAAVGTDGGTLGQELARIGYAGEREPGFLKPHIYVELHIEQGPVLEREGIPIGAVETLQGISWQRITLDGVANHAGTTPMSMRRDAGYAAARVVTFLHDRAAASNAPTVATVGTMRLEPNAINVIPSRAVFTVDLRDPDEQRLQAEEAALAAFLQRLAVEGIAVTVERLARFEPVVFDGRVVELIETAARKRGLVSRRMTSGAGHDAQMIARIAPAAMIFVPSAGGISHSPREHTEDAELVAGANILLDVITELAELEG, from the coding sequence ATGATCGCGGTCGATGCGCGGCGCCTGCTTGGCCGCATCCGTGAACTGGGCGCAATCGGCCGCGATGGTGAGGGCAGGCTGACCCGGCTGGCCGCTTCCGACACCGACAAGCAAGGCCGTGATCTCTTCGTCGGCTGGCTGCGCCAGGCCGGGCTCGATGTTGCCATCGACCGTATCGGCAACATCTTCGGCATCTGGCAAAGCGCCGGCAATGCAGGCAAGGCGCCGCTGCTTATCGGCTCGCATATCGACACCGTCATCGACGCCGGCATCTATGATGGCTGCTACGGCGTGCTTGCCGGGCTGGAGGTGATCGAGACGCTGAAGGCGTCGGGCTTGTCGCCGTCGCGCCCGCTCGCCGTCGCGGCCTTCACCAATGAGGAAGGCGTACGCTTTTCTCCCGACATGATGGGATCGCTGGTCCATGCCGGCGGCGTCGATGTCGAGGCGGCACTTGCCGCTGTCGGGACCGACGGCGGCACGCTTGGGCAGGAACTTGCCCGCATCGGCTATGCCGGCGAACGCGAACCGGGCTTTCTCAAGCCGCACATCTATGTCGAGCTGCATATCGAACAGGGGCCGGTCCTGGAGCGCGAAGGCATTCCAATCGGTGCGGTGGAGACGCTGCAGGGCATCTCCTGGCAACGCATCACCCTCGATGGCGTCGCCAACCATGCCGGCACCACGCCGATGTCGATGCGCCGCGATGCCGGATATGCCGCGGCACGTGTCGTCACCTTCCTGCATGACCGGGCAGCGGCGTCCAACGCACCAACCGTTGCCACAGTCGGCACGATGCGTCTGGAACCGAATGCCATCAACGTCATTCCATCGCGCGCCGTCTTCACGGTTGATCTGCGCGATCCCGACGAGCAGCGCCTGCAGGCGGAAGAGGCGGCGCTGGCCGCCTTTCTGCAACGGCTCGCCGTCGAAGGCATCGCCGTGACGGTCGAAAGGCTCGCGCGCTTCGAACCGGTTGTCTTCGACGGCCGAGTGGTCGAACTGATCGAGACCGCGGCGAGGAAGCGCGGGCTCGTTTCGAGGCGCATGACCTCGGGCGCCGGCCATGACGCGCAGATGATCGCGCGCATCGCACCGGCGGCGATGATCTTCGTGCCGAGCGCGGGGGGCATCAGCCACAGCCCGCGTGAGCACACCGAGGATGCCGAGCTTGTTGCCGGCGCCAACATCCTGCTTGATGTGATCACTGAGCTTGCCGAGCTCGAAGGGTGA
- a CDS encoding diaminopropionate ammonia-lyase, protein MFLLNRNALHGKPLDVTDAETLGITGADTVERFLAHRENHAMTPLHALPALASELGLGALHVKDEGFRLGLGSFKALGGAYAVFRLVLEQAGKRLGRSVDVSDLDRADVRSVAAKMTFACATDGNHGRSVAQGAELAGARAVIFVHAGVSDERISAIARYGAEMVRVDGNYDDSVRQAAEVAAQKGWTVVSDTSWPGYERIPGLVMQGYTAIVREALRQLSEPPTHVFVQAGVGGIAAAAAGHLAIVLGEARPIFTVVEPARAACIVAAAVAGRVVKAAHDQPTVMAMLECYEASQVAWRVLARAADAFMTVDEDDAIAVMRRLARPAGDDPVIVSGESGGVGLAGLIRALAANKTDLGLDGRSRVLVINTEGATDPHRYAELVGMSPADVLAGKLAAEATP, encoded by the coding sequence GTGTTCCTGCTCAATCGCAATGCCTTGCACGGTAAGCCGCTTGATGTGACGGATGCCGAAACCCTCGGGATCACGGGCGCGGACACGGTCGAGCGCTTCCTTGCCCACCGTGAAAACCACGCGATGACGCCGCTGCACGCGCTGCCGGCACTGGCGAGTGAGCTCGGCCTTGGCGCGTTGCATGTCAAGGACGAGGGCTTTCGTCTCGGCCTTGGCAGCTTCAAGGCGCTGGGCGGCGCCTATGCTGTCTTCCGACTGGTGCTGGAGCAGGCAGGCAAGCGCCTTGGCCGCTCTGTCGATGTCAGTGATCTCGATCGAGCCGACGTTCGCTCGGTCGCCGCAAAGATGACTTTTGCCTGCGCCACCGACGGCAATCATGGCCGCTCCGTCGCGCAAGGCGCCGAGCTTGCCGGCGCCAGGGCCGTGATCTTTGTCCATGCCGGGGTCAGCGACGAGCGCATCTCGGCAATAGCCCGCTATGGCGCGGAGATGGTTCGTGTCGACGGCAATTATGACGATTCGGTCCGGCAAGCCGCCGAAGTCGCGGCCCAGAAAGGCTGGACCGTGGTGTCGGATACGTCATGGCCGGGTTATGAACGCATTCCTGGCCTGGTGATGCAGGGCTATACGGCGATCGTGCGCGAAGCGCTGCGCCAGCTCAGCGAACCGCCAACCCACGTCTTCGTCCAGGCCGGCGTTGGCGGCATTGCCGCCGCTGCGGCTGGCCATCTCGCCATCGTGCTCGGCGAAGCCAGGCCAATCTTTACCGTCGTCGAGCCCGCGCGTGCCGCATGCATCGTCGCAGCCGCTGTGGCAGGGCGTGTGGTCAAGGCGGCACACGACCAGCCGACTGTCATGGCGATGCTTGAATGCTACGAGGCCTCACAGGTCGCCTGGCGCGTGTTGGCGCGCGCCGCCGATGCCTTCATGACCGTGGACGAGGACGACGCCATCGCGGTGATGCGGCGGCTGGCACGGCCGGCCGGCGACGATCCGGTGATCGTCTCCGGCGAGAGCGGCGGCGTCGGCCTTGCCGGGCTGATCCGGGCGCTGGCCGCAAACAAGACCGATCTCGGTCTCGACGGCAGATCCCGGGTGCTGGTGATCAACACCGAAGGCGCCACCGACCCGCATCGCTATGCCGAACTGGTCGGCATGAGCCCGGCCGATGTGCTGGCCGGCAAGCTTGCCGCCGAGGCAACGCCATGA